From a region of the Zingiber officinale cultivar Zhangliang chromosome 4B, Zo_v1.1, whole genome shotgun sequence genome:
- the LOC121976033 gene encoding transmembrane 9 superfamily member 3-like gives MGRESMDLAGAAAATAAAALLILCFGIAGVASDASDHRYKKGDPVPLYANKVGPFHNPSETYRYFDLPFCTPEHLKEKREALGEVLNGDRLVDAPYKVNFQDEFNSKLLCKKKLKPEDVARFRDAVTKDYYFQMYYDDLPIWGFVGKVDKEGKDLGDYKYYLYRHIEFEILYNEDRVIEITVQSHSTALVDLTEDREIEVDFTYSAKWKETTTTFEKRMEKYSQTSSQPHHLEIHWFSIINSCVTVLLLTGFLATILMRVLKNDFVKYAHDEESAEEQEETGWKYIHGDVFRFPNNKSLFAACLGSGTQLFTLTVFIFVLALVGVFYPYNRGSLFTALVVIYALTSGIAGYTATSFYCQLEGTNWVRNLLLTGCLFCGPLFLTFCFLNTVAIAYSATAALPFGTIVVIVLIWALVTAPLLVLGGIAGKNSKTEFQAPCRTKKYPREIPPLPWYRVTIPQMAMAGFLPFSAIYIELYYIFASVWGHRIYTIYSILFIVFIILLIVTAFITIALTYFQLAAEDHEWWWRSFLCGGSTGLFVYAYCLYYYYARSDMSGFMQTSFFFGYMACICYGFFLMLGMVGFRAALLFVRHIYRSIKCE, from the exons ATGGGGAGGGAGTCTATGGATCTAGCGGGGGCGGCTGCGGCGACAGCGGCAGCAGCGTTGCTGATTTTGTGCTTCGGGATTGCCGGAGTCGCGTCGGACGCTTCCGATCACCGCTACAAGAAGGGGGACCCCGTCCCGCTCTACGCCAACAAGGTCGGCCCTTTCCATAACCCTAG TGAAACGTATCGCTACTTTGATCTGCCCTTTTGCACTCCAG agcatttaaaagagaaaagGGAAGCACTCGGTGAAGTTTTGAATGGGGATCGCCTTGTTGATGCCCCCTACAAGGTTAATTTCCAAGATGAATTTAATTCGAAGCTGCTTTGCAAGAAGAAGCTCAAACCAGAAGATGTTGCTAGGTTTCGGGATGCTGTCACCAAGGATTACTATTTCCAAATGTACTATGATGACCTCCCCATCTGGGGGTTCGTTGGGAAGGTCGACAAGGAAGGAAAGGATCTGGGTGACTACAAATACTACCTTTACCGACATATTGAATTTGAAATCCTGTACAATGAGGATCGTGTGATTGAGATTACTGTTCAGTCTCATTCCACTGCACTGGTGGATCTTACTGAGGACAGAGAAATTGAGGTGGATTTTACCTACTCTGCTAAGTGGAAGGAGACAACAACAACATTTGAGAAGAGGATGGAGAAGTACTCACAAACCTCATCACAGCCTCATCATCTGGAGATTCATTGGTTCTCCATCATAAACTCATGTGTTACTGTTCTTCTATTGACTGGGTTCCTTGCAACAATTCTCATGCGTGTTCTGAAGAATGATTTTGTGAA GTATGCTCATGATGAGGAGTCTGCTGAGGAACAAGAAGAGACTGGGTGGAAGTATATCCATGGTGATGTCTTTAGGTTCCCTAACAACAAGTCACTATTTGCGGCATGTCTTGGTTCTGGCACTCAGTTGTTTACTCT CACCGTGTTTATTTTTGTTCTTGCACTAGTCGGGGTTTTCTATCCTTACAATCGTGGTTCTTTGTTCACTGCTCTGGTAGTCATATATGCGCTCACCTCCGGCATTGCTGGATATACTGCTACCTCTTTCTACTGTCAGCTTGAAGGGACAAACTGG GTAAGGAATTTACTGTTGACAGGATGCCTTTTCTGTGGACCTCTGTTCCTGACATTCTGCTTCCTGAATACTGTTGCTATTGCATATAGTGCTACTGCAGCATTACCATTCGGAACCATCGTGGTTATTGTTCTCATTTGGGCATTAGTAACTGCTCCATTGCTTGTATTGGGTGGAATTGCTGGCAAAAATAGCAAAACAGAATTCCAAGCCCCTTGCCGGACAAAGAAGTATCCTAGAGAAATTCCACCATTGCCTTGGTACCGAGTAACAATCCCACAGATGGCAATGGCTGGTTTTCTTCCTTTCAGTGCAATTTACATTGAACTTTACTACATATTTGCTAGTGTCTGGGGTCACAGGATATACACAATCTACAGTATTCTGTTCATAGTTTTCATCATCCTCCTGATTGTGACAGCTTTCATTACTATTGCACTTACCTATTTTCAACTTGCTGCTGAAGACCATGAATGGTGGTGGAG GTCTTTCTTATGTGGAGGATCCACTGGTCTGTTTGTCTATGCTTACTGTTTGTACTACTACTATGCCCGCTCAGACATGTCTGGATTCATGCAGACGTCGTTCTTCTTCGGTTATATGGCTTGCATCTGTTATGGTTTCTTCTTAATGCTTGGTATGGTTGGCTTCCGTGCGGCTTTGCTATTTGTACGCCACATCTACAGATCCATAAAGTGCGAGTAG